The Dasypus novemcinctus isolate mDasNov1 chromosome 22, mDasNov1.1.hap2, whole genome shotgun sequence genomic sequence AATTTCAAGAAACTATTTTAAAGTCATTATTACTATTTTCTAGAACCATGGTAATTAAATATAGTTAAGTAATAAATGAATCATTAATTCAATGCATCACATTTTTGGTAGGGTCCTTATTCCTTGGCAAAGTTTTGTCCCTAAAATGTAGTAATATTTAATAATGATAAGAAAAGACTTAGAGTTAGAAATTCAAGGAAACAAAAAGTCAAGCAGAATTTCACCTCCTACAGTAACTGCCCTCAATGAATATGTTTTAAGGGTtgttttattcctagatatcttCTATTgacatattttacaaatattaagtTAATGAGAAAGGAATTATTGGGGATACTTATAGGAGAATTTTGTCTGGAATTTTCAATTATGAATTTTGTTTAAGgtattcttaagtattttaaaacaaaaatgggtGAACACTAAGAGATGTACCCAAATTCCactaattttaatttgcatgaggtaatttataaaacatattgCAAAAGAGTCACTAATGGGTATTAGACAATTATTCATTAGATTTGATATCATTAagttcaatttcatttttatacattATATAATATGGACTTTGTGACTTGCCAAGATTATGTCAGATAATGATGGCAATCAGCAtaagggaaaagaaggaaacatgAATGAAGTTTcagaagaatgagagaagacagggagagagagatagTAGATTAAGTGAGAGCAGAATaaggaagatgaagaggaagaaagattgggaagaagagaaagtaaaagagCAGAATCCTAAACTAAGGAAGATGGAATGTACTGAGATTGCAATTTGGAACTGACTCCTGAGAAATGATACCTTCAGTCCTCATGCAACTTTAATGGAATATTAAAGTAAGTGTAATAATATTCAGGACAACCTTGATAGAGCAGAGATGTGGGATCAAGGGAGGAAATGCTTGTAGTACACTTCAGTTTTAACAGATCTTCAAAAAGCTGGAAATTGGAGGAGGGGAGTGAAAGCcatttgaaattctgataaaGTTGTTATTGGACTGAGATGATGACATTCTGTCAAGGAGTCACattgttaaatttcataaaaatactGATGTTGATGGAAAATACACTGATGGAAAAGGCTAGTGAATAGATAGTAAGAAAATAAGTTAGAAAAGTAATGGATCAGCATTTTAGTAATGAACCATTTGTACACTGGGAACCGAGTTCACAAAAATTCAAGGCATGCATGGAGGAGgatgaaaaacaaaacttggaaTTTAATAGGAAATATTGGTATCAGtgaaacagaagagagaagacTACAGATAATATGGGTGAAAATACCTATGAATTATATAATACTGAGATTCTTACCTTATTCTGACAAAATTTCTTAGGATTTTTAAATGGATATACAGGTATGTTGTAGTGAAAATGCTGgcgaaaaaaaatatttacacttCTGGTTTAGTTAAATTATAGATTAAAATAGGTTGTCTTGAGTTGAAGTTATTGCATATTTTGGGCAATattgggaaatataaaaatatagagcaatgtggaaaatatttttgaatgattcTAATGGTCCAATTATTACTCAAAATTTAGGAAATAAATGGAGTAATGTTTCAGCTCTGGATTACTGTGATTGAAAAGAGGCTTTTACAGTAATTACTTGGCAGCTGGGAAGtcatgattggggaatgaataatggactaaagtatacATAATTACtcaactatagacttattattattctagcaatggaagaactcttattgatataaaggcagtggccaccagaattTCCAAGGGCTGTGGAAAGGAATAggtgtaatataaggacatttttgggacattgaagttatcctgtatgatgttacaatgacagatacagaccaatggatattttgtcataacctacaaaattatgtaggacagtgtaaactataatataaattgtAGTCCATGatgagtagcaatgcttcaatatgggttcattaattgtaacaaatgtaccgcataatgaagaatgttgttcatgggggaaagtgtgggagaggaaaggagtggggcatatgggaatcccttacactttttatgtaacacaTATAACctagagcttctttaaaaaaacaaaaaataataaaaaagtaaaaaaatagaaatgtatcAATGTACTTGAATAAAAGAGAACCCAACAtattcttgggaaaaaaaaaagaaagatcagcCTGAGCAAGCGGCCAAAGAGTGAAGCTCAGTAGGATGGGGAGCACTGGAGGATGTAAAATGCCATGAGGCACTGTGCCATCTGAGCAGACAATGTGACCTTGAAGGTATACTTGCCACCTACATAGCCACAGATTTCTAAGTTTCCTTGATCTTCCAGTGACCCAGGTTTTATTTCGAATTTGGTGTATATTTCTTCCcaatttataattgttattagAATTACAGtacataatatttcattatgtgaACTAAAAAggataatacaaataaataaaatcttatgcTAATACCATTCACTTGATTGATTATGGTATCTAGACTAAAGAATGATCAAAATAAAGTCATAAGGgatctaataaaatatttaagagagaagaagagagaaaaagagaaagagattgaagaataaaatatgaaaataaaaatagtacataTTACTAACCACTAGGAAGAGATATATGTAAACAGTATAATTTGATCTCTGAGGGAGAAGTTCTTAAAGTTGGTTTTCCAAATGAAATGTGATTgtgaaaagagggagaaaatatttttccaccTGGAGGTAACAGAATGTGTTACAACTGCTTAAAAATTAAGAGGACCTGATAAAAGAGTAGCCTCATATCTTATCCAGATTATGTTTGATCAGGAACAAATGATAAGTGTTAATATTTAGAGAAAATTTCTGAATAAATCCTCCAGGCAAACCTCTGAACTTTGATATACTTATTTTACCACtcttaaatgatataaatattggCAAAAGCtcttaaagattaatttttaatgttaacagTTCCCTGAAAATAAGGTATGAGACAGGGGAACTAAAGAAGAATTAGGAACAATTATGTTATGTTTTACTACCAACTAATAcagagaaaaattagataaacaaGAGCCTATAAATATCCTTAGGataattttttccctcttgtTTTGTTCTCCATGTTTTTTAAGGGATTATTTGCCTTCAGTTCTCCATATCCACAGCAAAGTATCCTAAAAATGCCCAACACTACTATGGTGACTGGATTCCTGCTTACAAGATTTTCTGACATATGGGAGTACAGAGTCTTACATGCCCTGCTCTTCCTACTGATGTACTTGGCAACCCTGATGGGGAACTTTCTCATTATCACAGTTACCACCCTCGACCAGAGTCTTCAAacacccatgtattttttccttaggAATCTATCTTTGTTGGACATGTGCTACATTTCTGTCACTGTTCCCAAGGCATGTGTTATCTTCCTGCTTGATGACAGGACAGTCTCTATAGTTGGATGTTCAGTTCAGATCttccttgtgtttttgtttgcttgtacaGAACAGCTGTTCCTCACTAttatggcctatgaccgctatgtggccatctgtcaACCTCTCCACTTCCACATAATCATGAACCCTCGAATATGTGTTCAGATGACTCTGGTCTCCATACTTACTGGCCTGGCCTATGCTGGCTTTCACACTGGCAACACATTCCGGCTGCCCTTCTGTCACTCCAATGTGGTGCATCAGTATTTTTGTGATGTTCCCTCTCTGTTGAAGCTCTCCTGCTCTGAGATCTCaagcaatgaaattttaattcttaTCTCTGCGGTTCTTATAGGTGGTGGCTGCTTTGCCTGCATCACCATGTCTTATGGTCGcatattttctactgtgctcaagtttcctaaaaggggagaacaaagaaaggcCTTTTCCACCTGTGTCCCTCACATCCTTGTGGTGACCATCTTTGTTAGCGCAGGTGCTGCTGTGTATATGAAGCCAAACTCCAACTCACCCACAATTCAGGACATGATTGCCTCTGTATTCTATTCTATAGTCCCTCCTCTCTTAAATCCTATAAtttatagtcttagaaacaagcagataaaggAAGCTGTAAAGAGAGTTATGAGAAGAATGctttattcaggaaaaaaaataggataaTTATTTCAAGAAACTCTTATTTTAATGAGATAAGTTGAAAATGCCTCAAAGTTAAATATCTTACCTATTTAAGACTTTAAGAGACATGACATGAATTTTCAGGGACAGTCATTGCATTGCATGTCAGCCTAGTATTAACATGATTACATTTTAGTTTGAGATTTACCCTTTAAAAGTGAACATTTTCTGGTACCTGACACAtcactcaaaaatattttgtcttttgcTAAGTAATTCTGTTTCCATTTATCTTTCTTTAAACTTAGAGAATTCTAGAAAATACAAACTTCACATTCACTTTCTTGATCTTTTTGTGCACTtataatgttgtagaatttgagagaggttcaattatttgcgtatagagaggccaggactcaggaatgattttgagaaggaaaaatggtttattgatggccagccagactcaggagctttctgtttcaatcctgagccccaaacaagacttttgagttccttttatacagagaggaaaggttaaatgttccctttgtttcagttctcaataggcttccattagcatatatattttccacatcttaggtaagcttttagcatggacttcataaattctagataagcttttagcatattttgtttgcatttcccctgaataattaaagtttatagaccttgcattgttaaactgtttcctgggactggagtcattgccatggtcaccaagacaggactgcagcctcttttatttatttatttatttatttatttattttttttttttgatttttttattgattttgtaaaaatattacattaaaaaatatgaggtcccattcgaccccaccacccccaccgcacccctccccccccccccagcaacactcactcccatcatcatgacacatctattgcatttggtaagtacatctctgggtatctctgcacctcatggtcattggtccacatcatggcccacactctcccccattccatccagtgggccctgggaggatttacaatgtccggtgattgcccctgaagcaccatccagggcaactccaagtcccaaaggcaccttcacatctcatctcttcctgccattccccatacccaacagccaccatgtccacttttcccactccattgccaccttttctctgaggtccttggattggttgtgtccgttgcacatctatgtcaagaggaggctcagattccacatggttactggatgcaatcctcctgctttcagttgtaggccctctaggctccatggtgtg encodes the following:
- the LOC105747560 gene encoding olfactory receptor 14C36-like, producing the protein MPNTTMVTGFLLTRFSDIWEYRVLHALLFLLMYLATLMGNFLIITVTTLDQSLQTPMYFFLRNLSLLDMCYISVTVPKACVIFLLDDRTVSIVGCSVQIFLVFLFACTEQLFLTIMAYDRYVAICQPLHFHIIMNPRICVQMTLVSILTGLAYAGFHTGNTFRLPFCHSNVVHQYFCDVPSLLKLSCSEISSNEILILISAVLIGGGCFACITMSYGRIFSTVLKFPKRGEQRKAFSTCVPHILVVTIFVSAGAAVYMKPNSNSPTIQDMIASVFYSIVPPLLNPIIYSLRNKQIKEAVKRVMRRMLYSGKKIG